Within the Maribacter sp. BPC-D8 genome, the region AAATTCTCTATTGTAATTACTTCGGTAAGGTCGTCTATAGATGAATTAGAATCTGTTTCATCTTGAGTGTTAGAGATTGTATTTGTTATAGTCTTAGTAGCGAATGGTGCATTTATATCATCTGCAGTAGCCACAAGAATTAAAGATCGCTTTTCGCCCTTAACCATAGTGCCAACATTCCAGTTTGGTGCAGACCATGTACCTTTGCTTGGCGTAGCACTAGTCAAAGTTAAGCCTGCTGGTAAAGCATCGTTAATCACTAAATTGGTGACATCATCTATACCTAAACTTTCTACCGTAATTGTAAATGTTATATTCTCTCCTTCTAAATAGTTCGTTTTATCTGCAGTTTTGGTTAAAACAATATCTGGATCACAAAAGAACATAGGAATTACATTAGAATCGTAGAAACAACCGCCCTTAGAAACTCTAACAAAAATATCTCCAATCGCTGGAGGTGTAAAGTCAATACTAGTTGATCCTGCTACAGCTACACCGTTCTGATACCATTGGTAGGAATCAAATGTCTCGCTTAGTGATATCGTTTCACCTAAACATCCTAATCCAGAGATAGAATAATCTACTGTTGGTACGGTATCAAAACCTGAAAAATAACCTCCAATACCTAACGATCCACTTAAACCAATAACACCCACAGCAATAGGACCTGTAGATTGTACCTGAATATTACCTGTTAAGTTTGGAATATAAAAACTTTTCCATGGTAAACCTGTAGCAGGTATAGATGCTGGTAAGGTAACTGACACATTATCTGCCGTTACTATAATATTTGCATCCGGGGTAGTATTTGAAGCTAGTATGGTTAGTCCGCCACTAATGGCTTTACCTGCTAAATCTTCAATATTACTTATATTGTTTAAATTATTAGGCAGTAAACAATTTACAGGAGCAATAAAATTCATTCCGTTTGTAGCTGCAGAATTACTACCAGCTAAACATTGGTATGCATATACGTTTTTTGATGTTACAACGGTTAAATTACTACCAGCAGTAGAACCAGAATAGTTTGATCCTGGCACTATAAAATACTCCCCTTCGTTTATGGTTGCTATTGGTGTTGCAGATCCATTTACAAAAATATCAGTACCACTTGCGGTACCAATAATCACAGGAAACTCTAAAGCATCGGTACCACCCCCTCTAACAAAAACATATTCACGACCAATAATATCAATCGGTACGGGTTGGTCTATACCAGCATCTTGTAAATTAGATCCAGGAAGAACTCCTATAAGTATACTACCATTACTTATGGCGATATCTTTATCTGATGTTACATCTGCACCTACCCAACCATATCTATTGGCATCACCATTATTACCTAGTGCCTCTAAAACATATGATTCTCCTTTATTTAATGTTATTGTTATGGTGTCATCTGTTAAACCAATAGGGTCTGCACCTAATCTAAAAACACAATCTGTATCATAATCAGAAATGGTTACCGTTGTATTATCTTCTGTAGCCATAATCCCTAAAGCAGAATTGTAAATACTTCTATCATGTACAAAAGGAATCCCTCCCCATTTAAAATGGGTTCCTAATGCAGCACGACCTTTAGATGTTAATGATGCACCTTGAGCGGCACTACGACCTCTGTAATTTGCATAGAATTTTTCTCCGCCAGGGGCTTCGAAACGTAAGCCTCCCGTGGTGCTTACGAAACCAACTTCGGCAGAAGGAAGTAGTGTTATTCCATTTTGTTGTATGGGTAAAACATAAGTAAACGGATTTGTATTTGATACAGAAACAGTTGCTGCGGGTGTTAATGAAGTACCAATGTATATATTTACATTAAAAGGTATTGTTTCCGAAGTGGAGAGATACACAGATTGCTCTTTTATATATCCTGCTCTGGCAGATGTAAGTGGTGGCATATAATGCAAATCACTTAGTTGAGCGAAAGAGCTACAAATCGCAAAAAAGAATAATACTACCGATAGTAATCTGTTCTTGATTTTTGAAGATTTTATTTTCATAGTGTACTATTGAAGGGGATGGTCAATAAAAAATATGGTTGTATTATAATTTTCTGTTTGTACTGCTTAGATATTTTTTTAGTTCTCGAGCAATATCAACAAACAAAAATGTAGTCCTTACACTACATTTAATGTTTTATTATCCCTAAATATAATATGAGAACCAACTGATAGTTCAACTATTGTTGTCTATCAAGAACAAAATGTTGTGAAATGACCATTTTTGTATATGAAAATTTATTAAAAAGATGCATTTCATCGATAAGACCTATAATTTCAACGGATTCAAGAACTTCTATTTTTGTAAGAATTTCATGTTTTTGTAGTCATAAATTAGATCCCATTTCATGTTCTCATTTAAGAAATCGGACGAAATACACTCGAGCTTTGTAGTCTTATTTTAAAACAAAAAAAGGGAAGGAGCTATGCTCCTTCCCTTTTCAATATGTCTTGATTTATGTTGGTTATTCTACCACAATAAACTCCGATCTTCTGTTCAGTTGATGGTTTTCTTTGCTACAAGGTACACCATTGCTACAGCCGTTTGTAAGTTCCGTTTCGCCATAACCTTCGTATGAGATTCTGTTGCTCGGGATGCCCGCTGCTATTAAGTAATCTGCTGTTGCCTTTGCCCTGTTCGCTGATAATCGCATGTTGTAACTATCGTTCGCCCGTGAATCGGTATGTGAGCGTACCTGTACGTTTACGTTCGGGTATTCGTTAAGGTATGCCAATACCTTGTTGATGCTGATCCTGGCATCTTCCCTAATGAAGTACTTATCAAAATCGAAGTAGATCGGTTCTATGTTCAGGTATTTCGCAAGGTCGGTACCTATCGGTGCCGATGGGTCTACCTGTGCCAGTACGATTTCTATGCCCATGGCATCTTCCGCCTTTACCGTCATGAAGGTCTTGTTGCCTTCCTCATAATCGGGCTTGGTCGCTACTACTTTATAACTGCCCTCTGCGCAATTACCTTCCATCTCGAACGCTCCGTTGGCATCGGTCTGTGAACTTGATACTACCTTGTTATCCTTGTCATATACCGTTACCGATGCATCTGTTAACAGTGCATTGGTTTTTTGATCCTTTACGATTCCCGTTATATTTGTATGGCAGGTGAAGTCGAGCGGGGTCATTTCTACAAAGCTGTAGATATCGTCGTTTCCTTGTCCTCCTTTTCGGTTCGATGCGAAAAAGCCTTTCTTGGTCTCTTCGTTGATGATGTACGAGAAGTCATCCTCTTCCCCGTTCAAAGGGCGTCCTACATTGAGCACTTCTCCCCTTTCGTTCTTCAGGTCGGTCGCGAAGACATCAAGTCCTCCTAGTCCCGGGTGTCCATCGGATGAAAAGTATAGAATATCGCTTTGGGTCACGAACGGAAAGGTCTCCCTTGCCTCGGTATTGATTCGTTCTCCCAAGTTCAGTGGTGTACTGAAGGTACCGTCCTTGTTGATATCTACCACGTAGATATCGGATTCCCCTTTCGTACCCGGCATATCGGAAGCGAAGTACAGCTTCGTCTCGTCATTGTTCAAGGTCGGGTGTGCTACCGAATAGCTGTCCCCGTTAAAGGGCAGTTCTTCGATATTTTTCCATTCGCCGTTTTCTTTGGTCGCCCTGTATATCTTAAGTCTACTGACTCCTTCTTCGTCCCTTTCGAACTTACCGTCATCGGAGTTGTTACGTGTAAAATACATCGTCTGTCCGTCCTTGGTAAATGCCGTCGAAGATTCGTGGGTCTTTTTGTTCAGCTTTTTCGATAGCTTGTCCACATCGGTAAAGTTACCTTGGTCGTCCTGTTCCGCTTTATATAGATTTAAAAAGGAACCATTGTTCCATTTATGGATGTTCTTCGTTAGCAGTCCGCTGTCTCTTGCCGTGGAGAACACCAGTCCTTTTTCATAGAACGAGGGTGCAAAGTCCGATACCTTCGAGTTCAGCCCGATGTTCTTCAGTTCGTACCTGCCCGAGCGTTCCTCGATCTGTTCCAGGTAATCTTGGTTCTCTCCAAAAGTGATGGCACGTTGATCGTTCGCCTTTGCACTCTTGAACTTGTTCATCCAAGTGTCGGATTCTGTATAGTTTTCTAAAGATTTTAGTGTCTGTGCGTAGCGGTACATATATTCCGGGTCGATATCCGCTCCTTCAAGTGCGAACAGTTTACCGTACCAGCTCGATGCCTCTTCGTAGTTCGCGTTCAAATAGTTCGCGTTGCCTAAATTCTTGTATACCTCTTCTTCGGTATACCCGTCCTTTACCAGTTGCTCGTACGATTGTATCGCAGAGGCATAGGCGTAGTTCGTGAATTTTGTATCCGCTTTTTTTATCTTCTTGTCCTGTGCGTTCGCCATCATAGCCATTACCGCCAAGCCACAAAAAATATATCCTGTTTTTTTCATGTCGTTTTTTATTAAAAGAATCTTGGGGTGATCACTCGTTTGTACTTGTTCAAAAATTCATATCTCAGCATAATCTCGAAAGAGCCGTCGTTGAACCTTGTAGCTCCAAGATCGGTCGTTTCCTTATCATATGCAAGACCCAACATGAACTGGTCGTTCAGCTGAAAACCGAACAGTGCGCTGAGTGCCGCGTCCCATCTGTACGCTGCTCCCAAAGAGAACTTGTCGTTGAACAAAAAGTTCGCACTAAGATCTATCTGTAATGGTGCTCCCTTTACCGCCTTTATTAGTGCAGCAGGTTTAAACTTTACGTTGTTCTTTAGATCGAACACGTAGCCCGTGATCAAATAGAAGTTCATACGCTCTTGTGCGATAAGGCTCGAACTGTTCGTATCCGAATTGTCGAAATGCTCGGTCTGTAAAAAGTTCGGTACCGATAGTCCTGCATAGAATTGATCCGTATGGTAATAGATTCCTGCTCCAAAATTAGGCGAGAATTTATTGTCGATATTCGGCAGGTTCGTCTCCGCACCGTAGTTACGTAGCTTCGTAAAGTCTACGTTGAACAGGTGTCCGCCGGCTTTTAGTCCGAAAGAAAGCTTCCCTTCATCTGAGGTCTTTACCGTGTAACTGAACGCGGCATCGATATAGGTATCTTGATTGGTACCATTACCGATCTCATCGTTCACCACCGATAGGCCAAGACCTACATGGTCGGATACCGGAGTGTGGAAGTTCAGTGTCTGCGTTGTCGGTGCGCCATCAAGCCCTACCCACTGCGAACGGTGCAGTGCGGCGATGCTCAACACTCCTCGGGAACCTGCGTACGCAGGGTTCACCGATATCGTATTGTACATGTACTGCGTGTACTGGGCGTCTTGCTGGGCATGGCCCATAAAGAGTCCCGCTACGGTAATTATAATGGTTAGAAAATATTTGTTCATCGTATCTTATTTTAAGGGGATTTTTTTTATCTGTTGATGTATAGGTAACCGGCTTTACTTAAGTTATCGCCATCATTATTATATTTAATGACATAGAAATAAACACCGACCGGTAGACTAGCGTCTGTTTGAATAGTTACCCTACCATTAGAAACTCCTTTAAAGGTGTTCGTAACATTATCGTAACCGTTCATCTCATACACTATGATACCCCATCTGTTATAAATCTGTACCGTATTGTTCGGGTAAGATTCAATATTATCTATTAAGAACTCATCATTGGTACCATCGTTATCTGGTGTTATGATTTCATTGATAACAGATATACCTGTTTCCACTAACTCTTCACCACAACCTGCCGCTAAAGTTGGCACACCGTTTAATGAGTCACAAGGATTCAATGGATCTGTACCATCTTCAATCTCTTGTCCGTCAAGAATGGTATCACCATCTGTATCCGCTACATCTGGATCAGTACCTATCGCTAATTCTTGAGAAGTGGTTAGACCATCTTCATCACAATCAGAGATCAAATAATCGCCACCTTGTTCAACGGTAATACTACCTTCATCATAATCGCAAGGATCTTCTGGGTTGGTATCATCGTCAAGCTCTTGCCCGTTAAGAACACCATCACCATCACAATCTGCAACAAGATAATCACCTGAGAAATCAAGCGTAACATTTTCTATTACGTAGTCACATGGGTCATTTTTATCTGTACCGTCTGCTTCTTCTTGCGTATCAAGAACACCGTCACCATCACTATCACCTATTTCTCTAAAGTTTACTTCTGGTGTAGTAGCATCGTCGTCATTATCAGTACCATCGGCACCTGTATCCAAATCATTGTTTACATCGTTACCAGGAGTTCTGTCAAAGCCGTCATCTAGACCATCATTATCAGAATCAACACCTGTAAAAGTACCTTCATCTGTTTCATCAATATCTAGCACACCATCATCTTCAGAATCAAGGTCTAAGTAATCTGGAGTTCCGTCACCGTCCGTATCTTCTGGAACCAATCCGCCTGGGTAATTTGTATCCAATCCGCTTGCATCAAAAGCATCGGCAGGAACAACATACGTTAAGGTAGGCTGCGCTTCTACGTTATCTGGAATACCATCATCATCTGCATCAATATCTAAGAAGTTAGCTTCACCTGTACCATCGGTATTTGGTGGAGTCGTTCCTTCTGAACTATCTGCTTGACCGTTACCGGTCGTATCTGCAAATCCAGTATCATTACTGTCGATAACACCATCATTATTGGTATCAAGTGCACCGTTACCTGCTTCCACTACATCTACGATACCATCATTATCGGCATCAATATCAAAGTGGTTAGGAATTCCGTCACCGTCAAAATCAAATGCTGGTTCCGTTGTTCCGTTTACATTACCAACTAATGGATCATTAGGATCATCATCAGAATGGTTTGGAACACCATCGTTATCATCATCTGCGCTTGGGTCGATTCCGTTAGCTTCATCTAAATCTGAGATGCCATCGTTATCGTCATCAAGGTCTATATAATCAGGAATACCATCTTGATCGAAATCTAGGATATCTCTAAAATCTACCTGAGTTAAATCAGCATCATCTTCGTTATCCGTACCATCGGCACCTGTATCCAGATCATTGTTTACATCGTTACCCGGTGTATCGTCATAAGCATCGTTTAGACCATCTCCGTCAGCATCTGCTAATGGATCTGTCATAGTACCTTGACCTGCTTCTAAAGCATCACTTACACCATCTTCATCTGAGTCAGTATCGATATAATCAGGAATACCATCCATATCGGTATCTTCTGGCTCAATTCCGCCTGGGTAATTGGTATCTAATCCGGTTGCATCAAAAGCATCTGCTGGTACGATATACGCATCAGTAGGTTGTGCTTCTACGTTATCTGGAATACCATCATCATCTGCATCGATATCTAAGAAGTTAGATTCA harbors:
- a CDS encoding OmpA family protein: MKKTGYIFCGLAVMAMMANAQDKKIKKADTKFTNYAYASAIQSYEQLVKDGYTEEEVYKNLGNANYLNANYEEASSWYGKLFALEGADIDPEYMYRYAQTLKSLENYTESDTWMNKFKSAKANDQRAITFGENQDYLEQIEERSGRYELKNIGLNSKVSDFAPSFYEKGLVFSTARDSGLLTKNIHKWNNGSFLNLYKAEQDDQGNFTDVDKLSKKLNKKTHESSTAFTKDGQTMYFTRNNSDDGKFERDEEGVSRLKIYRATKENGEWKNIEELPFNGDSYSVAHPTLNNDETKLYFASDMPGTKGESDIYVVDINKDGTFSTPLNLGERINTEARETFPFVTQSDILYFSSDGHPGLGGLDVFATDLKNERGEVLNVGRPLNGEEDDFSYIINEETKKGFFASNRKGGQGNDDIYSFVEMTPLDFTCHTNITGIVKDQKTNALLTDASVTVYDKDNKVVSSSQTDANGAFEMEGNCAEGSYKVVATKPDYEEGNKTFMTVKAEDAMGIEIVLAQVDPSAPIGTDLAKYLNIEPIYFDFDKYFIREDARISINKVLAYLNEYPNVNVQVRSHTDSRANDSYNMRLSANRAKATADYLIAAGIPSNRISYEGYGETELTNGCSNGVPCSKENHQLNRRSEFIVVE
- a CDS encoding type IX secretion system membrane protein PorP/SprF, translating into MNKYFLTIIITVAGLFMGHAQQDAQYTQYMYNTISVNPAYAGSRGVLSIAALHRSQWVGLDGAPTTQTLNFHTPVSDHVGLGLSVVNDEIGNGTNQDTYIDAAFSYTVKTSDEGKLSFGLKAGGHLFNVDFTKLRNYGAETNLPNIDNKFSPNFGAGIYYHTDQFYAGLSVPNFLQTEHFDNSDTNSSSLIAQERMNFYLITGYVFDLKNNVKFKPAALIKAVKGAPLQIDLSANFLFNDKFSLGAAYRWDAALSALFGFQLNDQFMLGLAYDKETTDLGATRFNDGSFEIMLRYEFLNKYKRVITPRFF